The following proteins are encoded in a genomic region of Clostridia bacterium:
- the tsaD gene encoding tRNA (adenosine(37)-N6)-threonylcarbamoyltransferase complex transferase subunit TsaD produces MRILAIETSCDETSAAVTDGRRVVSNVVSTQISVHRVYGGVVPEIASRLHIESVVPVTEQALREAGMTYADVDAVAVTNRPGLIGALLVGVNFAKGLAAALGKPLIPVHHMRGHIAANYITHPELEPPFLCLTVSGGHTNLVAVRGYTEFETLARTRDDAAGEAFDKAARVLGLPYPGGAEMDKLASRGNPDAYKFTAPVVHDNPLDFSFSGIKTAVVNLAHHAEQTGETLCVPDVAASFTKTVVGALTEHAEAALEQYGFGTLCLAGGVAANSHLRASLAEMAKRRGVRLLAPALELCGDNAAMIGVQAAFEYAAGVRADMTLNAEATAEL; encoded by the coding sequence GATAAGCGTACACCGCGTTTACGGCGGCGTAGTGCCCGAGATCGCCTCGCGGCTGCACATCGAATCGGTCGTGCCGGTCACGGAGCAGGCGCTGCGCGAAGCCGGAATGACCTACGCCGACGTCGACGCCGTCGCGGTCACCAACCGCCCCGGCCTCATCGGCGCGCTGCTGGTCGGAGTCAACTTCGCAAAGGGGCTCGCCGCCGCGCTCGGCAAGCCGCTTATCCCCGTTCACCACATGCGCGGCCACATCGCCGCCAACTACATAACCCACCCCGAGCTCGAGCCGCCCTTCCTCTGCCTGACGGTCTCCGGAGGACACACCAACCTCGTCGCCGTCCGCGGATACACGGAGTTCGAGACGCTCGCGCGCACGCGCGACGACGCGGCGGGCGAGGCCTTCGACAAGGCCGCGCGCGTCCTCGGACTGCCCTACCCCGGCGGCGCGGAGATGGATAAGCTCGCCTCGCGGGGAAACCCCGACGCGTATAAGTTCACCGCGCCGGTGGTCCACGATAATCCGCTCGACTTCTCCTTTTCCGGAATAAAGACCGCCGTGGTCAACCTCGCGCACCACGCGGAGCAGACGGGCGAAACGCTCTGCGTTCCCGACGTCGCCGCCTCCTTCACGAAGACGGTGGTCGGCGCGCTGACCGAGCACGCGGAGGCGGCGCTGGAGCAGTACGGCTTCGGCACGCTCTGCCTCGCGGGCGGCGTCGCCGCGAACTCCCACCTGAGGGCTTCGCTCGCGGAGATGGCGAAGCGCCGCGGAGTGCGCCTGCTCGCGCCCGCGCTCGAGCTGTGCGGCGACAACGCCGCGATGATCGGCGTGCAGGCGGCGTTCGAATACGCCGCGGGCGTACGCGCCGATATGACGCTCAACGCCGAAGCCACCGCGGAACTTTGA
- a CDS encoding cofactor-independent phosphoglycerate mutase: MKYVVVLGDGMADRPVPELENRTPLQAARKPNIDSLARFSETGLVKTVPDGMKPGSDVANLAAMGYDPRACYTGRSPLEAVSMGIKLKDTDVTYRCNLVTLAGGGVGEGVMADYSAGEITTAESRELVSFLSEKLSEEGFRLYPGVSYRHCLVWDGGSTNVTLTPPHDILGKNTAGYLPKGEGAERLLKLMRDSAELLRDHPVNAARRAAGKNTADSLWIWGEGTKPAIPDFRALRGLKGAVISAVDLLKGIGISGGMESIDVEGATGTLTTNFDGKAEAAIDAFRHGADYVFIHMEAPDECGHQADIEGKVRSIELIDEKVVGRLLRELPAVCGEFSMLVMPDHPTPISIRTHSGDPIPFMIYRSGRDCGNGADKYDEDSAAKTGLFVASGAELTERFLNC, encoded by the coding sequence ATGAAATACGTCGTCGTACTCGGCGACGGGATGGCCGACCGTCCCGTGCCCGAACTTGAAAACAGAACGCCGCTTCAGGCGGCGCGCAAGCCGAATATCGACTCGCTCGCCCGTTTCAGCGAGACGGGGCTCGTCAAGACCGTGCCGGACGGAATGAAGCCCGGCAGCGACGTCGCCAACCTCGCCGCGATGGGCTACGACCCGCGCGCCTGCTACACCGGACGCTCGCCGCTCGAGGCGGTCAGTATGGGCATAAAGCTGAAGGACACCGACGTTACCTACCGCTGCAACCTCGTTACGCTCGCCGGAGGCGGCGTCGGCGAGGGCGTTATGGCCGACTACTCCGCGGGCGAGATAACTACCGCGGAAAGCCGCGAGCTCGTCAGCTTCCTATCCGAAAAGCTGAGCGAGGAAGGCTTCCGCCTCTACCCCGGCGTCAGCTACCGCCACTGCCTCGTCTGGGACGGCGGCTCGACGAACGTCACGCTCACGCCTCCGCACGACATACTCGGTAAAAACACCGCCGGCTACCTGCCGAAGGGCGAGGGCGCGGAGCGCCTGCTGAAGCTCATGCGCGACAGCGCGGAGCTGCTGCGCGATCATCCCGTCAACGCCGCGCGCCGCGCCGCCGGAAAGAACACCGCCGACTCCCTCTGGATCTGGGGCGAGGGCACTAAGCCCGCGATCCCCGACTTCCGTGCGCTGCGCGGGCTGAAGGGCGCGGTCATCTCCGCGGTCGACCTGCTGAAAGGCATCGGAATCAGCGGCGGCATGGAGAGCATCGACGTCGAGGGCGCGACCGGCACGCTGACCACCAACTTCGACGGCAAGGCGGAGGCGGCGATAGACGCCTTCAGACACGGCGCCGACTACGTTTTCATTCACATGGAGGCGCCGGACGAGTGCGGACATCAGGCGGATATCGAAGGCAAGGTGCGCTCGATAGAGCTGATAGACGAAAAGGTCGTCGGGCGGTTGCTGCGCGAGCTCCCCGCCGTCTGCGGCGAGTTCAGTATGCTCGTCATGCCCGACCATCCCACGCCGATAAGCATCCGCACCCACAGCGGCGACCCGATACCGTTCATGATCTACAGAAGCGGCCGCGACTGCGGCAACGGCGCGGATAAGTACGACGAGGACTCCGCCGCGAAGACGGGCTTATTCGTCGCCTCCGGCGCGGAGCTGACGGAGAGGTTTTTGAATTGCTGA